From a single Raphanus sativus cultivar WK10039 chromosome 3, ASM80110v3, whole genome shotgun sequence genomic region:
- the LOC130509082 gene encoding PRA1 family protein B4 has protein sequence MASASPPTLPISNPQTVPSAAPSSLESQSPPIATPAFRAFINRITETVSNGLSQRRPWAELADRSALSKPESISDAAVRIRKNYSYFKVNYLAVATAIVGFSLVTHPFSLAFLLCLLASWLFLYLFRPSDQPIVILGRTFSDRETLGCLILFSIFVVFLTDVGSVLVSAVMVSVALICAHGAFRAPEDLFLDEQEPAATGFLSFLGGAASSAAPAVIAARG, from the coding sequence ATGGCTTCCGCATCTCCTCCCACCCTCCCAATCTCCAACCCCCAAACCGTCCCCTCCGCCGCCCCATCCTCCCTCGAATCCCAATCCCCACCAATCGCAACCCCCGCCTTCCGCGCGTTCATCAACCGCATCACCGAGACCGTCTCCAACGGCCTCTCCCAGCGCCGTCCCTGGGCCGAGCTCGCCGACCGCTCCGCCCTCTCCAAACCCGAATCGATCTCCGACGCCGCCGTCCGCATCCGCAAGAACTACTCCTACTTCAAGGTCAACTACCTCGCCGTGGCGACGGCCATCGTCGGGTTCTCCCTCGTGACCCACCCCTTCTCCCTCGCCTTCCTCCTCTGCCTCCTCGCCTCCTGGCTCTTCCTCTACCTCTTCCGCCCCTCCGATCAGCCGATTGTGATTCTAGGTCGGACTTTCTCCGATCGGGAGACGCTGGGTTGCTTGATCTTGTTCAGCATCTTCGTGGTGTTCCTAACTGACGTTGGATCTGTGCTCGTGTCGGCGGTTATGGTTAGTGTGGCGTTGATCTGCGCGCATGGTGCGTTTAGGGCTCCAGAGGATCTTTTCTTGGATGAGCAGGAGCCGGCTGCGACTGGTTTTCTTTCGTTCCTTGGTGGGGCCGCTTCTTCCGCTGCGCCAGCTGTCATTGCCGCTCGCGGGTGA
- the LOC130509080 gene encoding WEB family protein At2g38370-like: MAESSESGSVTGPGSLNPDSDLSFNGRVEIDTSTPFESVREAANRFGGFGFWRPSHSYKSPGAFQENVEGDIIRLKGQAAELQNDLISKERETLEVVKELDATKATVEELNSKLQQKKKKNEEEVDGCIKPAGDVLKDLSKAKMNLCKRTVDLAGIRGSVEVLNKQLQEEKDALEKTRERLMQRSLKVVENDAFGMMDDEVQRLGREAQEFRKTGENAREEIVKAVAEIEDTREKIKAAKIRLVAARKMKEAARGAEAVALAEIKAVEEAVERVDTANATKLEGEDVLRNSQKDKGQRRRLSSSVNNTAKFKSRRESATTPRATRLMDVNGLHLTYDDVAVVGSSSSAPVLKPTMSIGQILSKKLLLVAEDSDVMNVASERKKMSLGQMLANNDETWSKKSEGKENGKRSVTRKRFAKIAMLLKKQSKDKKKIAVKLR, from the exons ATGGCCGAGTCCTCAGAAAGTGGCTCTGTAACTGGGCCTGGGAGCTTGAACCCTGACTCCGATCTGTCGTTCAATGGCCGAGTCGAGATAGACACTTCGACACCGTTCGAGTCAGTCAGAGAGGCGGCGAACCGGTTCGGCGGTTTCGGTTTCTGGAGACCTTCTCACAGTTATAAATCCCCAGGAGCCTTTCag GAAAACGTGGAAGGTGATATCATTAGACTCAAGGGACAGGCTGCTGAGCTACAGAACGATCTAATCTCGAAAGAACGAGAGACGCTCGAGGTTGTTAAGGAGCTTGATGCCACTAAAGCCACTGTTGAAGAGCTAAACTCGAAGCtgcagcagaagaagaagaagaatgaggAGGAAGTTGACGGTTGTATCAAGCCAGCGGGTGATGTACTAAAGGATCTAAGCAAGGCTAAGATGAATTTGTGCAAGAGGACGGTAGATCTCGCGGGTATACGAGGGTCTGTTGAGGTCTTGAACAAGCAACTGCAAGAAGAAAAGGATGCACTTGAGAAGACTCGCGAGAGACTCATGCAAAGGTCTTTGAAGGTGGTGGAGAATGATGCGTTTGGAATGATGGATGATGAGGTTCAAAGACTCGGCCGCGAAGCTCAAGAGTTCAGGAAGACGGGAGAGAACGCACGGGAGGAGATTGTGAAAGCAGTGGCGGAGATTGAAGACACTAGAGAGAAGATCAAAGCGGCTAAGATAAGGTTGGTTGCTGCTAGAAAGATGAAGGAAGCTGCCAGAGGTGCTGAGGCTGTTGCACTCGCAGAGATTAAGGCAGTGGAGGAAGCTGTGGAGAGAGTGGACACTGCAAATGCTACAAAACTCGAAGGAGAAGATGTGCTACGAAACTCGCAGAAAGACAAAGGACAGAGGAGAAGATTATCTTCATCAGTGAACAACACTGCCAAGTTCAAGAGCAGAAGAGAGAGTGCAACAACACCAAGAGCAACGCGTCTGATGGATGTAAACGGACTGCATCTGACATATGATGATGTTGCTGTTGTTGGTTCATCATCTTCGGCCCCTGTCTTGAAGCCAACAATGTCAATAGGGCAAATACTCAGCAAGAAGCTACTACTTGTTGCTGAGGATTCAGATGTGATGAATGTTGCTAGCGAGAGGAAGAAAATGTCGTTGGGTCAGATGCTGGCAAATAATGATGAAACTTGGAGCAAGAAGAGTGAAGGGAAGGAGAATGGGAAAAGATCAGTGACTCGAAAGAGGTTTGCTAAGATCGCTATGTTGTTGAAGAAACAGAGCAAGGACAAGAAGAAGATAGCTGTGAAGTTGAGGTGA
- the LOC130509081 gene encoding protein DETOXIFICATION 44, chloroplastic-like encodes MAAVATFLSLSPFRRSSTLQLRDLPRNHNQSIRRRVHLKSPAIQASSKNSSPQNVQNIVESPEPDPDPKPQNGIGNIGMEIMSIALPAALALAADPITSLVDTAFVGHIGSAELAAVGVSVSVFNLVSKLFNVPLLNVTTSFVAEEQAVAAKNDNDSTETRKRVLPSVSTSLVLAAGVGIAEAIALSLGSDYLMDIMAIPFDSPMRIPAEQFLRLRAYGAPPIVVALAAQGAFRGFKDTTTPLYAVVAGNVLNAILDPILIFVLGFGISGAAAATVISEYLIAFILLWKLNENVVLLSPQIQVGRANQYLKSGGLLIGRTVALLVPFTLATSLVAQKGPTQMAGHQICLEIWLAVSLLTDALAIAAQSLLATSFSQGEYKQAREILFGVLQVGLATGTGLAAVLFIGFEPFSSLFTTDSEVLKIALSGTLFVAGSQPVNAIAFVLDGLYYGVSDFGFAAYAMVIAGFISSLVMLVAAPTYGLAGIWTGLFLFMALRLVAGAWRLGTRTGPWKMLWSAPEKLE; translated from the exons ATGGCGGCGGTCGCGAcgttcctctctctctccccctttcGACGATCCTCAACTTTACAACTTCGCGATCTTCCTCGTAATCACAATCAATCGATTCGAAGAAGAGTCCACCTCAAATCTCCCGCCATCCAAGCTTCTTCTAAAAACTCCTCTCCTCAAAATGTACAGAACATAGTGGAATCTCCCGAACCGGATCCTGATCCTAAACCTCAAAATGG GATTGGTAATATCGGAATGGAGATCATGTCGATTGCGTTACCAGCGGCGCTAGCTTTGGCCGCTGATCCTATAACATCTCTTGTCGACACAGCATTTGTTGGCCACATTG GCTCTGCGGAGTTAGCTGCAGTAGGAGTCTCGGTTTCTGTGTTCAACTTGGTGTCTAAGCTCTTCAATGTTCCTTTGCTGAATGTGACTACATCGTTCGTTGCGGAAGAGCAGGCCGTTGCAGCTAAGAATGATAACGATTCTACGGAAACAA GAAAGAGAGTGCTCCCTTCTGTTTCAACGTCACTGGTTCTTGCAGCTGGTGTTGGTATCGCAGAGGCGATAGCTCTCTCTCTTGGATCTGATTACTTGATGGACATCATGGCTATACCTTTT GACTCACCGATGAGAATACCAGCAGAGCAGTTTCTTAGACTTAGAGCGTATGGTGCACCACCAATTGTAGTGGCATTGGCTGCTCAAGGAGCTTTTCGAGGTTTCAAGGACACAACAACACCTCTATATGCCGTTG TTGCGGGGAACGTGCTAAACGCGATACTGGATCCTATTCTGATATTTGTTCTTGGTTTTGGTATCTCTGGTGCTGCGGCTGCTACTGTGATTTCTGA aTACTTGATTGCGTTTATTCTTCTGTGGAAGTTGAATGAGAATGTGGTTTTGCTTTCTCCTCAAATCCAAGTGGGAAGAGCCAACCAGTACCTCAAATCAG GTGGGCTTCTGATTGGTAGAACGGTGGCACTGCTTGTGCCATTCACGTTGGCAACTTCGTTAGTGGCTCAGAAGGGACCTACTCAAATGGCTGGCCATCAAATCTGCTTGGAGATCTGGTTGGCTGTCTCTTTGCTCACCGATGCTTTAGCCATTGCTGCACAG AGTCTTCTTGCAACAAGTTTTTCTCAGGGAGAGTATAAACAAGCTCGGGAAATTCTCTTTGGTGTCCTTCAG GTAGGTTTAGCAACTGGAACTGGTTTGGCTGCTGTTTTGTTCATCGGATTTGAACCATTTTCGAGCTTGTTTACAACGGATTCAGAAGTTTTGAAGATTGCTTTGTCAGGGACCTTA TTTGTGGCAGGATCTCAACCGGTGAATGCTATAGCGTTTGTTCTTGATGGGCTCTATTATGGAGTCTCTGACTTTGGATTTGCCGCTTACGCtatg GTGATTGCTGGATTCATATCTTCCTTGGTCATGCTTGTGGCTGCACCAACCTATGGACTCGCCGGGATTTGGACGGGTTTGTTCCTCTTCATGGCGTTGCGGTTAGTTGCCGGAGCCTGGAG ATTGGGGACAAGAACCGGTCCATGGAAAATGTTGTGGTcagctccagagaagctagaatGA